Proteins encoded within one genomic window of Rhododendron vialii isolate Sample 1 chromosome 1a, ASM3025357v1:
- the LOC131317934 gene encoding E3 ubiquitin-protein ligase BIG BROTHER, which produces MNGSQQMDVHYVNTGFPYNNPSETFMGFFEGLTHAPVHYPHVESFHEQENVYWLPNVNSYKFGVHGQGSASYYDPYEVNDQFSRMDINRRAWDYPSVLSIEEPAAIDLDSGGNTVMNMQAIPEESSPNHEMSASSQEIWQDNVDPDNMTYEELLDLGEAVGTESRGLSEELISMLPTSKYKSGGFFSRKKSGERCVICQMRYRRGDRQINLPCKHVYHMECCTKWLGINKTCPVCNTEVFGEESEHKSTNV; this is translated from the exons ATGAATGGGAGTCAACAGATGGATGTGCATTACGTGAATACAGGCTTTCCTTACAACAATCCTTCTGAAACCTTTATGGGCTTTTTTGAAGGTCTTACTCATGCACCAGTGCATTATCCACATGTCGAATCTTTTCATGAGCAG GAAAATGTGTACTGGTTACCGAATGTGAATTCATACAAATTTGGAGTTCACGGACAAGGAAGTGCTTCTTATTATGATCCTTACGAGGTAAATGATCAGTTCTCAAGAATGGATATCAACAGAAGGGCTTGGGACTACCCTTCAGTGCTGAGCATTGAAGAACCTGCCGCAATAGATCTGGATTCGGGAGGGAATACAGTCATGAATATGCAAGCGATACCTGAAGAAA GCAGTCCAAATCATGAAATGTCCGCTAGTTCTCAG GAGATTTGGCAAGACAATGTTGATCCTGATAACATGACCTATGAG gaattacttgATTTAGGTGAGGCTGTTGGAACTGAAAGTCGAGGTCTTTCCGAAGAACTTATTAGCATGCTTCCAACTTCAAAGTACAAGTCTGGTGGCTTcttctcaagaaaaaaatcaGGAGAGAG ATGTGTGATTTGCCAAATGAGATATAGAAGAGGAGATCGACAAATAAATTTGCCATGCAAGCATGTTTACCATATGGAATGTTGCACCAAATGGCTTGGCATCAACAAG ACATGCCCAGTTTGCAACACTGAAGTTTTTGGCGAGGAATCAGAGCACAAATCAACAAATGTTTGA
- the LOC131329001 gene encoding uncharacterized protein LOC131329001: MTWQMFENLFLEKYFPAPMKQAMAQEFMDFKPRTLTVTQYTACFEELAQYRPTDVAKARKFEWGLSHSIRTSVVSHEYPTYAHVVRCALMMEHKKFDSKSTWEKQKKNDLSSGGPIRNNNMGFDTPKPYAHPQQSNQPWKNSNQEQSKNHDQGGKCYHCNEEGHFKFACPRLNGSGSFRNGEQ, from the coding sequence ATGACCTGGCAGATGTTCGAAAACCttttcctagaaaaatatttcCCAGCACCGATGAAACAAGCCATGGCCCAGGAATTTATGGACTTTAAGCCGCGTACCTTGACAGTAACCCAGTATACTGCTTGTTTTGAAGAACTGGCACAGTACCGGCCCACTGATGTTGCGAAAGCTAGGAAGTTCGAATGGGGTCTGTCCCACTCTATTCGTACTAGTGTGGTTTCTCATGAGTACCCCACCTATGCACATGTGGTGAGATGTGCACTCATGATGGAGCACAAGAAATTTGATTCAAAGTCGACATGGGAGAAGCAAAAGAAGAATGACCTCTCATCTGGAGGACCAATTCGCAACAATAATATGGGGTTCGACACACCCAAACCCTACGCTCACCCACAGCAATCTAACCAACCCTGGAAGAACTCGAATCAAGAGCAAAGCAAGAATCATGACCAGGGAGGCAAATGCTACCATTGCAATGAAGAAGGCCATTTCAAGTTCGCCTGTCCTCGACTGAATGGATCTGGAAGTTTCAGAAATGGGGAACAATAG
- the LOC131317944 gene encoding uncharacterized protein LOC131317944 — translation MAATISRRLTSKLLKPRHCSPLSSPSAYISHTSQALNPSPISHKPPQQNLSTPTSNLFPFNSVRSQSSQHPKPINLNHFPIRSYTISSPTSPTQHNPINPRKHFSTSDSSSDEKPTSPSSYPSQNPEFKHQEIEGPTVERDVSALANETRDVLQSMMKTICSLSKALAVLGLVQLGLGAWISYVTRSSPFTEVSVQGFLAIGFPFSVAFLLRQSLKHMYFFKKMEEMGRLQILTLTLQIAKNLNLLFVRVRGVSYLCIAGASIGLVYSALARLT, via the coding sequence ATGGCGGCCACCATCTCTCGCAGACTCACCTCAAAGCTCCTCAAACCCCGTCACTGTtcccctctctcctccccctccgCCTACATCTCCCATACCTCTCAAGCTCTAAACCCCAGCCCAATCTCACACAAACCCCCACAACAAAACCTCTCTACCCCCACTTCAAATCTCTTCCCCTTCAACTCTGTCAGATCCCAATCCTCACAACATCCAAAACCCATCAACCTCAATCACTTCCCGATCAGATCATACACGATTTCAAGTCCCACATCCCCAACCCAACATAACCCTATAAACCCCAGAAAGCATTTCTCGACCTCTGATTCATCAAGTGACGAAAAACCCACAAGCCCCAGTTCATACCCAAGTCAAAACCCTGAATTCAAGCACCAAGAAATAGAGGGTCCCACAGTAGAGCGAGACGTGTCAGCTCTGGCCAATGAAACGAGAGATGTTCTCCAATCGATGATGAAGACCATCTGTAGCTTGAGCAAGGCGTTGGCTGTTCTGGGTCTGGTCCAGCTTGGTTTGGGGGCTTGGATTTCGTACGTTACGAGGTCTTCTCCGTTCACGGAGGTTTCGGTTCAAGGTTTCTTGGCGATCGGGTTCCCTTTTTCGGTGGCGTTTTTGTTGAGGCAGTCGCTGAAGCACATGTACTTCTTCAAGAAGATGGAGGAGATGGGTAGGTTGCAGATTCTCACCCTGACCCTTCAGATTGCTAAGAACTTGAATTTGCTTTTCGTAAGGGTTCGCGGCGTCTCATACTTGTGTATTGCTGGAGCTTCTATTGGGTTGGTATACAGCGCATTGGCAAGGTTAACTTAG